The DNA region CGGTGTCATGCCGCGACGTCAGTTCGGCGAACAGGAGTCGGCTTTCAGCTTCCGATTCATCCCGAAGAGTGGCCTCGGCCTCGCCGAACCGGTCTAGAGCGGCCTGGCACAAAGCCAGCAGTCTCCGCAGATGTGGATGACCGGGAAGCGTCGGCAGCGAGCGGATCAGAAGAGCTTCGGCTTCGGTTTGGCGACCCGTAAGTCTAAGCAGCACGGCCGCGTTGTTCACGGAAGCCATGAGATCGTGCTTGTCCGCGTAACCGTCGTTGAGACACATGTTGGCCATCGCCAACATTTCGCTGGCTGCACGATCGATATCTGCGCGGGTCACGACGCCGGGCCTGCCAAAGAACGCACCCGGACCCAGTGCCAGTTCGAGGACGGCGAGGGCGTCGAGGCGTCTGAATTCGGAAAGTTCGAGGTGGTTTCGCGCCAACTCGCGTGTTCGTTCCGCCCAGTCTGGTGCGTTAGTTTTTCTCAGGAATTCGGCCAGACCCATATCGGCATGGACGGAACCCTTGAGATCAGTCGGGATCAAGGTCTCCGGATCGCCTTGCCAACCCGATCGCGCTGCGGCCTGGAGCAGGAAGGAGACGGCTTGATCCGATCTCGGCGTCGCGTTCAGTGCGACCTTGGCGAGCTCGATGCCTTCTTGATATTTTTCTTGGATCGTTCGCGCCAGCGCAAGGTTGGCGATGGCGTTGCAATCGGTCGGGCGGATCGCATAGGCTCGCTCGAAGTGCGCGGCGGCTTCCTCATGCTGGCCAAGATTGATGGCGACCGATCCAAGGTTGGTCTCGATGCGAAAGCTTGCCCAAGGTTTGGCCGACAGGTCTTCCTTAGATTGAAGTTCGAGCAAACCCTCTTTCGCGTGCAGAAACCCGTTTTTGTCACGGAACAGGTCGCGCCAGAGATCGATCTTGGCATGCAGGGCAGGGTCTTCGTTGCTATCGGAAGGCGCTGCCACATCCGTCGGCGTGCTTGCCTGAGCGGATGGTAGAATGCGCGCGACAGCCTCGGCTACTGCTGCCGTGAGGGCCGTCGCATCGATCCGTACGTTCTGCTGTGCCGTCGACGCGACAGCAGCCGGGAAGAAGAACGCGAGCGCAGGCGGGTGCTGGCAGATTTTCAGTTCCAGATCTGACCACGAATACAGCGCGACCGTTAGATCGTGGCCCTCCGATCTTAAGACTCTCTCGACCTCGAGCACCGCGTCCGTTGCCTTCGTATCGCTGGGTGCGGTGGTAGCGAAAATGATCTCCTTGAGACCTGCCTTAATCTGCAGGGCTTCCCGGCAATCCTTCAGCATGTCGGCGTATTTTAGCGGCTCGACATACCGCCGGCACTGAACGCCGACGAGGCGCGTCGGATCACCGTTGCGGCGGCCCAAGACATCGATGCCTCGCTGCTTTTGACCATGACGTCCATATTCCTGGGCGTGAGGGTCCTTCAATTCCGCTTGAAATAGGACCACACAGCCTCGCTGGAAGTCCTGCCAGTTTTTCGGCTTCGGGATTTCCTGCGCCGCCATCATGCTGAACATCGGGCTGGGATGCCCCGCTGCCGGCACCTCGTCGTCCGATTGGTCTTGGCGCTTCGACATACGCTACCCGTTCACGCCTCTCGCCGAACCGGCTCGTTCAGAACTGCATTTCTGTTGGAGGATTTCTGATTCATGATCCGTTCGGACCGCGGTTTCGCGGCGAACCGAAGCGCGCCGCGAACTTTAGTTAGTGTTCACAACATCCGCCGTGGCGAGTGTTGCCCCTACGAGAATGATCGCGTTTTACGGTGGTCCCCGCAGTCGTTCGATCAGTGTCCGTTTCCAGGAGCTTCTTGCGTCGGCATAACCCAGTTGGGAGGTCATGGATGGGCTATCTGCCCTCGCAGGGCGCAATTTGCATGATTACGAACATCCCGTCGTGCTCCCGCACGTATCGCACTTCATGCATGTCCCATTCCGCACCAGCGTGAAGTTGCCGCACTCCGAGCACATCTCGCCTTCGTAGCCCTTGGCTTTCGCCTCGGCGCGACGTTCGGCCTTGCTCGGGGCCGCGGCTGCCGCTGCGCCCGCCTTGCTCCACTGCAACGCCTCGAGCTTTTCCGTCGGCGAGAGGTCGTGGCTGACCTCCTGCTTCAGGGCGACCGCGCCTTCGATGGTGTCGGAGGCGCCGCGGGCGTGCGAGGCCAGCGACGTCACGCGGTTGCCGCCGGCCGGCGCGGCATCCGAGTTCGCGCTCACCGCGGCCGAGCCGCCGCGCATGATGACGAGGTTGTCGGTGCGCGAGCGGGTCAGGCCCTTCGACAGGTATTTTGTCGCCTGCTGGGTCGGGGTCTCATCCGGCTCCTTGCCTTCCTCGACGCCCTTGCCGAGCGCGTCGAAACCCGACTCGTTCGGATCGACATGGGCGAGGTCGAAGCGGCTCATGTAGCTCACCGCGAGTTCGCGGAAGACGTAGTCGAGGATCGAGGTCGCGTACTTGATCGAGTCGTTGCCCTGCACGGGACCCGCGGGCTCGAAGCGGGTGAAGGTGAAGGCGTCGACATATTCTTCCAGCGGCACGCCGTATTGCAGGCCGAGCGAGACCGCGATCGCGAAGTTGTTGATGAAGGAGCGCAGTGCCGCGCCTTCCTTGTGCATGTCGATGAAGATCTCGCCGAGCCGGCCGTCGTCATATTCGCCGGTGCGCAGATAGACCTTGTGGCCGCCGACCACCGCCTTCTGGGTGTAACCCTTGCGGCGGTCGGGCATCTTCTCGCGCTCGCGCATCACGACGATGCGCTCGACCAGCTTCTCGACGATCTTCTCCGAAACCTGGGCGGCGCGCGCCGCCATCGGCTTCTCGTAGAGCGCCTCGCCCGCATCGTCCTCGTCCTCATCGTCGCTGATGAGCTGCGAGTTCAGCGGCTGCGACAGCTTCGAGCCGTCGCGGTACAGCGCGTTGGCCTTCAGCGCGAGCTTCCACGACAGCAGGTAGGCGGACTTGCAGTCCTCCACCGTGGCGTCGTTCGGCATGTTGATGGTCTTGGAGATCGCGCCCGAGATGAACGGCTGCGAGGCCGCCATCATCCGGATGTGGCTCTCGACCGAGAGGTAGCGCTTGCCGATCTTGCCGCAGGGGTTGGCGCAGTCGAACACCGCATAATCTGACGGCTTGAGGTGCGGCGCACCTTCCACCGTCATCGCGCCGCAGATGTGCACGTTGGCGGCCTCGATCTCGCGCTTGCTGAAGCCGACCGCGGAGAGCAGGTCGAAGCCGGGGGCTGCGATCGCCTCCGCGCCGATGCCGAGCTGGTCGCGGATGAAGTCCTCGCCGAAGGTCCACTTGTTGAAGGCGAACTTGATGTCGAAGGCGGTCGGCAGTGCCTTCTCGACCTTGGCGATGGCTTCGTCGGTAAAACCCTTGGTCTTCAGGGTCGAGGCGTTGATGCCGGGTGCATTGGACAGCGAGCCGTGGCCGACGGCATAGGCTTCGATCTCGGCGATCTCGCTTTCGCGATAGCCGAGCGCGCGCAGCGCCGCGGGCACCGCCTGGTTGATGATCTTGAAGTAGCCGCCGCCGGCGAGCTTCTTGAACTTGACCAGCGCGAAATCGGGCTCGATGCCGGTGGTGTCGCAATCCATCACGAGGCCGATGGTGCCGGTCGGCGCCACGACGGTGGTCTGGGCGTTGCGATAGCCGTTCTGCTCGCCGAGCGCGAGCGCGTCGTCCCAGGCGTGGATCGCATGGGTGACGATATCGGCTTGCGGGCAGGAAGCGTGATCGAGCGGCACCGGGTTGACCGAGAGCGCCTCGTAACCGCCAGCATTGCCATGGGCGGCGCGGCGGTGGTTGCGGATCACGCGCAGCATGTGGGCTGCGTTCTTCTTGTAGCCGGGGAAGGTGCCGAGCTCGGCCGCCATCTCCGCCGAGGTCTTGTAGGCGATGCCGGTCATGACAGCGGTCAGCGCGCCGCACAGCGAGCGGCCTTCCTTGGAGTCATAGGGCAGGCCCATGGTCATCAGGAGGCCGCCGATATTGGCGAAGCCGAGGCCGAGGGTGCGGAATTCGTAGGAGAGTTCAGCAATGGCCTTCGACGGGAACTGGGCCATCATGACGGAGATTTCCAGCACGATGGTCCAGAGCCGGCAGAGGTGCTCGTAGGACTCGATATCAAACCGCTTGGTCGTCGAGCTGTAGAACGTCAGCAGGTTGGCCGAGGCGAGGTTGCACGCCGTGTCGTCCAGGAACATGTATTCCGAGCACGGATTGGAGGCGCGGATGTCGCCCGAGGACTTGCAGGTGTGCCAGTCGTTCATCGTGGTGTTGAAGTGCAGGCCGGGATCGGCGCTCGCCCAGGCGGCGTAGCCGATCTTCTCCCAGAGATCGCGCGCCTTCAGCGTCTTCGTCACCTTCTTGGTGGTGCGGCCGACGAGATTCCAGTCGCCGTCGGTCTCGACCGCGCGCAGGAAGTCGTCCTTCAGCGACACCGAGTTGTTGGAGTTCTGGCCGGAGACGGTCAGGTACGCCTCGGAATCCCAGTCGGTGTCGTAGATGTCGAAATTGATGTCCTTGTAGCCCTGCCTGGCGAACTGGATCACCCGCTTGATGTAGTTGTCGGGCACCAGCGAGCGGCGCGCGAGCTTGATCTCGCGGCGCAGCGCCGGGTTCTTCTCGGGATCGAAGCAGTCGTCGCCACTGCCTTCGCAGTTGACGCAGGCCTTCATCACGGCCTTGAGGTGCTTCTGGTTGATCTTGGAGCCGGTGACGAGAGCCGCGACCTTCTGCTCCTCCTTCACCTTCCAGTCGATATAGGTCTCGATATCAGGATGGTCGGCATCGACCACCACCATCTTGGCCGCGCGCCGCGTGGTGCCGCCCGATTTGATCGCGCCCGCGGCGCGGTCGCCGATCTTGAGGAAGCTCATCAGGCCGGACGAGCGGCCGCCGCCGGACAGCCGTTCGCCTTCGCCGCGCAGGCTTGAGAAGTTGGAGCCGGTGCCGGAGCCATACTTGAACAGGCGCGCCTCGCGCACCCAGAGGTCCATGATGCCGCCCTCGTTGACGAGGTCGTCGCCGACGCCCTGGATGAAGCAGGCATGCGGCTGCGGATGCTCATAGGCCGACTTGGACTTGGTCAGCTTGCCGGTCTTCCAGTCGACGTAATAGTGGCCCTGGCCGGGACCATCGACGCCGTAGGCCCAGTGCAGGCCGGTGTTGAACCACTGCGGCGAGTTCGGCGCCACCATCTGCTTGGCGAGCTGGAAGCGGATCTCGTCGAAGAAGGCCAGCGCATCTTCTTCCGAGGAGAAGTAGCTGCCCTTCCAGCCCCAATAGGTCCAGCAGCCGGCGAGGCGATCGAACACCTGCTTGGCGCTGGTCTCGCCGACGATGCGCTCGTTCTCGGGCAGCGTGCTAAGCGCCTCGGTGTCGGGCACCGAGCGCCACAGCCAGGACGGCACGGTCTCTTCCTCGACCTTCTTCAGGCGCGCGGCGACGCCGGCCTTGCGGAAATACTTCTGCGCCAGCACGTCGGAGGCGACCTGCGACCAGAATTCGGGAACTTCGACATTCTCGGCCCGGAACACGACCGAGCCGTCGGGATTGCGGATCTCCGATGTCGTCAGCCTGAAATTGATCCCGGCGTAGGGAGATTGTCCGCTGGTGGTGTTGCGTCGTTCGATTCGCATGGTCGAGCCCCGTCTCTATCTTCCTGACCGGCCCACATGTTTGCGGTGCCGGAATGTTATCCCATCGCGAAATCGGGGAACACGCACGCGGCACGCCTCCCGTCATTCGCAGCTCAGCCGGTGGATCCGGCCTGTTTGTCTCTCGGCGCAGGCGGCCCGGCCTTTCGGCCGGCGCTGCGGCGGCATGCCCCTCCCGGCAAGCCGGGTCCGCCAGGGTCATGCACTCAACGCCCCAAAACGCTTCACGCGACACGTCACGCGCACGCTTCTCGTCGGGCCGGTTCCGGCCTCTGTTCCGGGCCTTTTGCAGGCCCGTTTGGGCGCTCCGGACGTGGTCCAAAATCAGGGCAGCAAAGCCCTGCACCCGCGGCCCGAAGGCCTGGCGGAGTGGTCATTTTGGAACCCTTGTGGGAGCGACCGGCGGGACCCAAACACACTCGCGCCGAACAGGTTGGAAGCTAGGCCATGTCCGTTACGCCCGTCAAGGACTAGTACGAGTTCCTGAATCAAATACTAAATATGGTGGATGGTGGGGGATAACAGGGGGCGGTGCCGCGCCTGTGATCGAGCCAACTATCGGTGAGTCCTCAGGGATTCCCAAGCCAAAAAAATTCGTAAGGCCTGTGGATCGGCGCTTCGCCCCGCTGTTCACAGGCCAACTATTTATTGGCGGTGGCGGATTGAATTTTCGGGACTCACGTAAGGCTACGGGGAAGTTACGGAGCAGGCATGTCAGGGCCGTGATGGCGGGGCGACAAAATCGCGGGCAAGGTGGCCGCTGATTCACGTCCCCGCCGGGTCCCATGACAGATTTGAAGCCGTCCACGCGGCCGCGCCTCGCGCCCGCCGGCCTGATGTTCCTCGCCATCACCTCGGTCGGCTGGGGGTTCAACTGGCCGGCGACCAAATTCCTGCTCGGCGAGCTGCCGCCGCTGACCTTGCGCGGTTCGACCGGGGTGATCGGCGCCGCGCTGCTGGCGGTGCTGGCGCTGATCCGCGCCCAGAGCCTGCATGTCGAGGCCCGGCTGTGGCCGCGGCTCGTGCTCTATGCGTTGCTCAATGTCACCGGCTGGATGGTGCTGATGGGGCTGGCGCTGCTGTGGCTGCCGGCGAGCGAGGCGGCGCTGATCGCCTACACCATGCCGGTCTGGGCTTCGCTGCTGGCCTGGCCGATTCTCGGCGAGCGGCCGACGCTATTGCGCACCATCGCGCTGGTGATGGCATTCGCGGGGCTCGCCGCGATCATGGGCGGCAATGGGATCTCCGCCAGCGAGGCGAAGCTGCCCGGCATCATCATGGCGCTGTGCGGCGCGTTCGGCTTCGCGCTCGGCACGGTGCTGGCAAAGAAATATCCGGTGGTGCTGCCGCCGATCCCGGCGGCGGCCTGGCAGATCGGCATCGGCTGCCTGCCGATCACGATCGTCGGCCTCGTGGTCGAGACCTCGCATTGGGAGCGGGTGACCACGGTCGGCTGGTGGCTGCTGGTCTATTCGACCGTGGTCCAGTTCTGCATCGCCTATGTCAGCTGGTTCGCCGCGCTGGCCCGGCTGCCGGCTTCGGTCGCCGCGATCGGCACCATGGCCGTGCCCGTGATCGGCGTGGTGGCCTCCGCGATCGCGCTGCACGAGCCGCTCGGCCCGCTCCAGATCGCAGCATTGATCTTCACACTCGCAGCCGTCGCGCTGGCGACAAGGTGAATTCTCCCTCGCTCCGTTCTGATGCTAGGGCATGCACATGTCTCACTCAGCCGATCTTGCTTAAGGCCGCACGGGAGGGGGGAGGGAACCCATCCGCTGGTGCCCTGACAATTAAGGTATCTAATTACCTTATGCGCTGATTCCGACTCCTTTGCATGGGGTTGTTTTCGCTGTTTTGGCAGCGAGCGGTCGAGCCGACGCACATCACTCGTGGCCGAGCGCCTTCTGCAACATCCCGGCGAGCTGCGCCTTGCGGTAGGGCTTTGCCAGCAGCAGCACGCCCTCGTCGAGGCGGCCGTGATGCACGATCGCGTTCTCGGTATAGCCCGAGGTGTAGAGCACCTTCATGCCCGGCCGCCGCTTCTTGACCTCGTCAGCGAGCTGCCGGCCGTTCATGCCGCCGGGCATGATGACGTCGGTGAACAGAAGGTCGAACGGCTCGCCCTTGTCGACCACGGCGAGCGCGGCGCGGCTGTCGGCGACCGCGATCGCCTTGTAGCCGAGGCCCGCAAGCTGCGCGGTGACGTAGTTGCGCACCAAGGGATCGTCCTCGACCACCAGGATGGTCTCGCTGCCGCGCGGCGCCGGCGGCGGGACGGGGGCCTCGACCTCGACCTGGCCGCGCGCCGGCGGCAAATAGAGCTTGATCGTGGAGCCGTGGCCTTCCTCGCTGTAGATCTTGATGTGGCCGCCGGACTGCTTGACGAAGCCGTAGACCATGCTCATGCCGAGGCCCGAGCCCTTGCCGATCTCCTTGGTGGTGAAGAACGGCTCGAACACCTTGTCCTGTACCATCTGCGACATGCCGGTGCCGCTGTCGCTGACCGCGATCAGCACATAGCGGCCGGGCGTGATGTCGGGATTGGCTTGCGCATAGGCGTCGTCGAGCACGATGTTGGAGGTTTCGAACAGCAGCTTGCCGCCGTCCGGCATCGCATCGCGGGCGTTGATCGCCATGTTGAGCAGCGAGTTCGACAGCTGCGACGGATCGATGTGGACGCTGGCGACGTCGGGCGCGAGCACCGAATTGATCTCGATCTGCTCGCCGAGCGTCGGGCGCAGCAGTTTCGCGATGTCGACCACGGTGGCGTTGATGTCGACGATGCGCGGCTCCAGCGGCTGGCGGCGGGCGAAGGCGAGCAGGTGCTGGATCAATTCGCGGCAGCGCTCGGCGGCGCGGTCGATCAGCTCGGCGGTGATGCCGAGCGGCTGGCCGCGCAGGCTGTCGACCAGCGTCTCGGTGGTGCCGGTGATGATCGTCAGCATGTTGTTGAAGTCGTGCGCGACGCCGCCGGTCAGCTTGCCGATCGCGTCGAGCTTCTGCGCCTGCTGCAGTTTGTGCTCGGTCTCGCGCGAGGCGGTGATGTCGTGATAGATCAGTGCGGCGCCCGTGATCATGCCGTCGGCGTCGCGCAGCGGGCGGCCCGACACCACGAGGTGGATCTGGGATGTGCCGCGGACCGGCCGGGCGATGAACTCCAGCCCGTCGAATTCTTCGCCGCGCAGCGTCCGGGCCGAAGGCATGTCGGTCGCCGCCATCGGCGTGACGCCGTCGGCCTCGAACACGTTGCTCTGCGCCCGCAACACCTGGACCGTCATGCCCGTCTTGTAGCGCAGCGTCTTCTCGGCGGCCGGGTTCGCGAGCATCACGGCGCCGGTGGTGTCGATCACCAGCACCGCCTCCGCCATGCTGCGGAAGGTGGTTTCCATGACGGCGGTGGAGCGGCGCAGCTCTTCGAGCGCGGCGCCGAGATCCTTGGTGCGTTCGGCGACCTTGGCTTCGAGCGACAGATTGGTCGCCTGCGTCGCGCTCAGCGAGTCCTGCAAGGCCCGCCGCGACCGTCGCGTTGCCAGCGTCAGCACGGTCGCCAGCACCAGGATCAGCGCGACGCCGGCGAGATCGATCGCCAGCAGCAGCCGCCCATAGGTCTTCGACTGTTCGGTGCGCGCCGCGAGCAGCCGACGCTCCTCGGTGACGAATCGCTCGAGCGCGCCGCCGACCTTGTCCATCAGCGCGCGGCTCTCGCCCGCCGACATCAGCGCCGCGGCACCCGCCGTGTCGCCGGCCTTACGCAGCCTGATCAGTTCCTCGCCGAGCGCGATGCCGCGGTCGACCTCCGCCCGGGCCTCCTTGAGCAACTGCGATTCCTCAGGCGCCGCCTCCTGCAGGCCGTCGAACGCGGCGGTGAGGGCGGCGCTTTGCTCGTGATATTCGTCGGCGAAGGAGGCGTCCCCGGTCAGCGCGAAGGCGCGCGCCGCGCTCTCGACGCCACGCGGCAGCGGCCGCGTGTCCGAAATCCGCTTCAGGATGCTGAGGGTGCGGTCAGCCGATTCGATCTCGCCGCGCGACTTGACGTCGAGGCCGATCGACGCTGCGCTGATGGCGAGAAGGATCGCCAGGCCACTGCCGAGGATGAGACGCTGGGAAGCCATTGACGCTTGGCACGAACTTTCATTTCGAAATGCGCGCAGAGGGGGCAGACTTCGCAATACATTCGTTGACGGCCGCAATCAACGCCTGTGGCGTGAATGGTTTGCGCAGGCAGGCCGAGGCCCCGAGCTCCAGCGTCATCCGCAGGAAGTCCGGTCCGCGGTCGGCATTGGCGAAAGCATAGCCGGACATCGCGATGACGGGAATATCGGGGGCGCGCTCGTGGAAGACGCGGATCGCCTCGAAACCGCGCATATGGGGCATGAAGACGTCGACCAGCATCACGTCGAAAATGGCCGC from Bradyrhizobium genosp. L includes:
- a CDS encoding response regulator; the protein is MPRVLVVDDDPMVCVAIEVCLQRQGFDVTVADGGEAGMRALEAAIFDVMLVDVFMPHMRGFEAIRVFHERAPDIPVIAMSGYAFANADRGPDFLRMTLELGASACLRKPFTPQALIAAVNECIAKSAPSARISK
- a CDS encoding DMT family transporter codes for the protein MTDLKPSTRPRLAPAGLMFLAITSVGWGFNWPATKFLLGELPPLTLRGSTGVIGAALLAVLALIRAQSLHVEARLWPRLVLYALLNVTGWMVLMGLALLWLPASEAALIAYTMPVWASLLAWPILGERPTLLRTIALVMAFAGLAAIMGGNGISASEAKLPGIIMALCGAFGFALGTVLAKKYPVVLPPIPAAAWQIGIGCLPITIVGLVVETSHWERVTTVGWWLLVYSTVVQFCIAYVSWFAALARLPASVAAIGTMAVPVIGVVASAIALHEPLGPLQIAALIFTLAAVALATR
- a CDS encoding CHASE3 domain-containing protein translates to MASQRLILGSGLAILLAISAASIGLDVKSRGEIESADRTLSILKRISDTRPLPRGVESAARAFALTGDASFADEYHEQSAALTAAFDGLQEAAPEESQLLKEARAEVDRGIALGEELIRLRKAGDTAGAAALMSAGESRALMDKVGGALERFVTEERRLLAARTEQSKTYGRLLLAIDLAGVALILVLATVLTLATRRSRRALQDSLSATQATNLSLEAKVAERTKDLGAALEELRRSTAVMETTFRSMAEAVLVIDTTGAVMLANPAAEKTLRYKTGMTVQVLRAQSNVFEADGVTPMAATDMPSARTLRGEEFDGLEFIARPVRGTSQIHLVVSGRPLRDADGMITGAALIYHDITASRETEHKLQQAQKLDAIGKLTGGVAHDFNNMLTIITGTTETLVDSLRGQPLGITAELIDRAAERCRELIQHLLAFARRQPLEPRIVDINATVVDIAKLLRPTLGEQIEINSVLAPDVASVHIDPSQLSNSLLNMAINARDAMPDGGKLLFETSNIVLDDAYAQANPDITPGRYVLIAVSDSGTGMSQMVQDKVFEPFFTTKEIGKGSGLGMSMVYGFVKQSGGHIKIYSEEGHGSTIKLYLPPARGQVEVEAPVPPPAPRGSETILVVEDDPLVRNYVTAQLAGLGYKAIAVADSRAALAVVDKGEPFDLLFTDVIMPGGMNGRQLADEVKKRRPGMKVLYTSGYTENAIVHHGRLDEGVLLLAKPYRKAQLAGMLQKALGHE
- a CDS encoding vitamin B12-dependent ribonucleotide reductase, giving the protein MRIERRNTTSGQSPYAGINFRLTTSEIRNPDGSVVFRAENVEVPEFWSQVASDVLAQKYFRKAGVAARLKKVEEETVPSWLWRSVPDTEALSTLPENERIVGETSAKQVFDRLAGCWTYWGWKGSYFSSEEDALAFFDEIRFQLAKQMVAPNSPQWFNTGLHWAYGVDGPGQGHYYVDWKTGKLTKSKSAYEHPQPHACFIQGVGDDLVNEGGIMDLWVREARLFKYGSGTGSNFSSLRGEGERLSGGGRSSGLMSFLKIGDRAAGAIKSGGTTRRAAKMVVVDADHPDIETYIDWKVKEEQKVAALVTGSKINQKHLKAVMKACVNCEGSGDDCFDPEKNPALRREIKLARRSLVPDNYIKRVIQFARQGYKDINFDIYDTDWDSEAYLTVSGQNSNNSVSLKDDFLRAVETDGDWNLVGRTTKKVTKTLKARDLWEKIGYAAWASADPGLHFNTTMNDWHTCKSSGDIRASNPCSEYMFLDDTACNLASANLLTFYSSTTKRFDIESYEHLCRLWTIVLEISVMMAQFPSKAIAELSYEFRTLGLGFANIGGLLMTMGLPYDSKEGRSLCGALTAVMTGIAYKTSAEMAAELGTFPGYKKNAAHMLRVIRNHRRAAHGNAGGYEALSVNPVPLDHASCPQADIVTHAIHAWDDALALGEQNGYRNAQTTVVAPTGTIGLVMDCDTTGIEPDFALVKFKKLAGGGYFKIINQAVPAALRALGYRESEIAEIEAYAVGHGSLSNAPGINASTLKTKGFTDEAIAKVEKALPTAFDIKFAFNKWTFGEDFIRDQLGIGAEAIAAPGFDLLSAVGFSKREIEAANVHICGAMTVEGAPHLKPSDYAVFDCANPCGKIGKRYLSVESHIRMMAASQPFISGAISKTINMPNDATVEDCKSAYLLSWKLALKANALYRDGSKLSQPLNSQLISDDEDEDDAGEALYEKPMAARAAQVSEKIVEKLVERIVVMREREKMPDRRKGYTQKAVVGGHKVYLRTGEYDDGRLGEIFIDMHKEGAALRSFINNFAIAVSLGLQYGVPLEEYVDAFTFTRFEPAGPVQGNDSIKYATSILDYVFRELAVSYMSRFDLAHVDPNESGFDALGKGVEEGKEPDETPTQQATKYLSKGLTRSRTDNLVIMRGGSAAVSANSDAAPAGGNRVTSLASHARGASDTIEGAVALKQEVSHDLSPTEKLEALQWSKAGAAAAAAPSKAERRAEAKAKGYEGEMCSECGNFTLVRNGTCMKCDTCGSTTGCS